A DNA window from Hevea brasiliensis isolate MT/VB/25A 57/8 chromosome 2, ASM3005281v1, whole genome shotgun sequence contains the following coding sequences:
- the LOC110659202 gene encoding leucine-rich repeat extensin-like protein 3 encodes MMPIAMRVLLIITSLAFFSSLTTSTTTITAVYRDQMPCTMCYSCDNPCPPLPSPPPPPPALPECPPPPPPPSPPPPSPPPLPECPPPPVEECPACTLPPHAIPTPPLPPNAIPIQQLPPKQPYYNPPPRGSFYAPPGPGYGNNPTPYFPNYNPSLPSSTFNSVHLQLQSVVFAVLLSLAALCFF; translated from the coding sequence ATGATGCCAATCGCCATGAGAGTTCTGTTGATAATCACTTCCCTAGCATTTTTTTCCTCCTTAACCAcatcaacaacaacaataacagcaGTCTACAGAGACCAAATGCCATGCACAATGTGCTACTCCTGCGACAATCCATGTCCACCCCTTCCatctccaccaccaccaccacctgctCTCCCTGAATGCcccccaccacctccacctccttcTCCTCCTCCTCCATCGCCCCCACCTCTCCCTGAATGTCCACCACCACCAGTGGAAGAATGCCCAGCATGCACCTTACCGCCTCATGCAATTCCTACTCCACCGCTGCCTCCTAATGCAATTCCTATTCAACAGCTGCCTCCTAAGCAGCCTTATTATAACCCTCCACCCCGTGGTTCATTTTATGCGCCTCCAGGTCCCGGTTATGGGAATAACCCAACGCCTTACTTCCCCAATTACAACCCTTCATTGCCTTCTTCCACCTTCAACTCTGTCCATTTGCAACTGCAGTCTGTTGTTTTCGCTGTTTTGCTTTCCCTGGCAGCTCTATGCTTCTTCTAA
- the LOC110659251 gene encoding uncharacterized protein LOC110659251 translates to MDQTRLAAIATRFYRVLSLAHNQVQQRGFAAISSGRAADPAVYSGDRDREVKPAVLSGKPEETRNLYKPEPAKRETETEVEYKPSKETEPLAPPKPPYVSSPRLESIGVNHPVEPQIQQKRQNSPVTLEEINCAGLDGTPWPMEKGTQVQEDDKDYYRHHKASPLSEIKFADTRTPIKRATDSTADASGMGRDVIGWRPEQLDTAEEALERARKIWRENAMRGDPDSPHGRVLRVLRGEWF, encoded by the exons ATGGATCAAACAAGACTAGCTGCCATCGCAACAAGATTTTATAGGGTGCTATCTTTAGCCCACAATCAAGTTCAACAACGAGGATTTGCCGCTATTTCTTCTGGTCGAGCCGCTGACCCTGCCGTTTACTCCGGGGATCGTGATCGTGAAGTGAAACCTGCCGTTCTCTCTGGGAAACCAGAA GAAACAAGAAATCTATACAAGCCTGAACCAGCCAAGAGAGAAACGGAAACTGAAGTTGAATACAAACCCAGTAAAGAAACCGAACCATTGGCACCACCGAAACCACCGTATGTTTCTTCTCCTAGGCTTGAAAGCATTGGAGTGAACCATCCTGTAGAACCACAGATTCAACAAAAACGTCAGAACTCACCGGTAACCCTCGAAGAAATAAACTGTGCGGGGCTTGATGGGACCCCATGGCCGATGGAGAAGGGAACGCAAGTACAAGAAGACGATAAGGATTACTATAGGCATCACAAGGCGTCCCCTTTATCGGAGATTAAGTTTGCAGATACAAGGACGCCGATAAAAAGGGCAACTGATAGCACTGCAGATGCTAGTGGAATGGGTAGAGACGTAATTGGGTGGCGGCCGGAACAGCTTGACACGGCTGAGGAAGCGTTGGAAAGAGCTCGAAAGATATGGAGAGAGAATGCTATGCGTGGTGATCCTGATTCTCCACATGGACGGGTTCTGAGAGTTCTTCGTGGGGAGTGGTTTTGA
- the LOC110659201 gene encoding GATA transcription factor 16 yields MMIVDLNTNGQESEGIYNTSPAKGGELKKSCIDCHTTRTPCWRSGPEGPKTLCNACGIRYRKKRWALLGLDKGRAEKCRRKMAKSSRSKLGVSLELGLMVPGRDILLQEEWKRRLGEEEQAAILLMALSCGCVSA; encoded by the exons ATGATGATTGTGGATTTGAACACAAAT GGTCAAGAGTCAGAGGGCATATATAATACTTCACCAGCCAAGGGCGGTGAGCTCAAGAAAAGCTGTATAGATTGCCACACCACAAGAACACCTTGCTGGAGAAGCGGTCCAGAAGGTCCCAAG ACACTATGCAATGCGTGTGGGATCAGATACAGAAAGAAGAGGTGGGCTCTTCTGGGTTTGGACAAAGGAAGAGCAGAGAAGTGTAGAAGGAAGATGGCTAAAAGCAGCAGAAGTAAGCTAGGAGTCTCCCTGGAGCTTGGATTGATGGTTCCTGGAAGAGATATATTGTTGCAGGAAGAATGGAAGAGGAGGCTGGGAGAGGAAGAACAAGCTGCTATTCTCTTGATGGCTTTATCTTGTGGCTGTGTCTCTGCTTAA
- the LOC131175344 gene encoding importin subunit alpha-like: MSLRPSARTEVRRNKYKVAVDAEEGRRRREDNMVEIRKNKREENLQKKRREGLQAQQQQLTSFSNSATTDKKLESLPVMVAGVWSEDRNSQLEATTHFRKLLSIERSPPINEVVQSGVVPRFIQFLARDDFPQLQFEAAWALTNIASGTSENTKVVIDHGAVPIFVKLLSSPTDDVREQAVWALGNIAGDSPKCRDLVLGCGALTPLLAQFNEHAKLSMLRNATWTLSNFCRGKPQPLFEQTKPALPALERLIHSNDEEVLTDACWALSYLSDGTNDKIQSVIEAGVCPRLVELLLHSSPTVLIPALRTVGNIVTGDDTQTQCIINHQALPWLLNLLIHNYKKSIKKEACWTISNITAGNVNQIQAIIEAGIIAPLVQLLQNAEFEIKKEAAWAISNATSGGSHEQIKFLVNQGCIKPFCDLLICPDPRIVTVCLEGLENILKVGEAEKNLGNTGEANLYAQMIDDAEGLEKIENLQSHDNNDIYEKAVKILETYWLEGEEEDEELHQGDAPPTGYNFGGSEFTVPSGGFKFS; this comes from the exons ATGTCGCTGAGGCCGAGCGCCAGGACGGAGGTCCGGAGGAACAAGTACAAGGTGGCAGTGGACGCGGAGGAAGGGAGGAGGAGGAGAGAGGACAACATGGTGGAGATCCGGAAGAATAAGAGAGAAGAGAACTTGCAGAAGAAACGACGTGAGGGACTGCAGGCCCAGCAGCAGCAACTCACCTCCTTCTCCAATTCCGCCACTACCGATAAGAAG TTGGAAAGTCTTCCAGTAATGGTTGCAGGTGTTTGGTCAGAAGATAGGAATTCACAGCTTGAGGCAACCACTCATTTTAGGAAGTTGCTCTCAATAG AACGCAGTCCTCCAATCAATGAAGTTGTACAGTCTGGTGTTGTTCCTCGTTTCATTCAGTTCCTTGCAAGAGATGACTTTCCACAGCTTCAG TTTGAGGCAGCATGGGCTCTCACAAATATTGCTTCTGGGACGTCAGAAAACACCAAGGTTGTAATTGATCATGGGGCTGTGCCAATATTTGTTAAGCTTTTAAGTTCACCAACTGACGATGTCAGGGAACAG GCTGTTTGGGCACTAGGAAACATTGCTGGAGACTCACCCAAGTGTCGTGATCTTGTCCTTGGCTGTGGGGCTTTGACGCCATTGCTTGCACAGTTCAATGAACATGCAAAGCTTTCTATGTTGAGAAATGCAACCTGGACATTGTCTAACTTCTGCAGGGGCAAGCCACAACCTTTATTTGAGCAG ACAAAGCCTGCTCTCCCAGCTCTTGAGCGTCTTATACATTCAAATGATGAGGAAGTCCTGACAGATGCATGCTGGGCACTGTCTTATCTCTCAGATGGAACCAATGACAAAATCCAATCTGTTATTGAGGCAGGTGTCTGCCCAAGGCTTGTTGAACTTTTGCT TCATTCATCTCCAACAGTGCTCATTCCTGCATTACGTACCGTTGGAAATATTGTCACTGGTGATGACACGCAGACTCAG TGTATAATAAACCATCAAGCTCTTCCATGGCTTTTGAACCTCCTTATCCATAATTATAAGAAGAGCATCAAGAAGGAAGCATGCTGGACAATCTCAAACATCACAGCTGGAAATGTAAATCAAATACAG GCCATAATTGAAGCTGGTATAATTGCACCCCTTGTTCAACTGCTTCAGAATGCTGAATTTGAGATCAAGAAAGAGGCTGCTTGGGCAATTTCAAATGCTACTTCTGGCGGCAGCCATGAGCAAATAAA GTTCTTGGTGAACCAGGGGTGTATCAAGCCATTTTGTGATCTCCTGATCTGTCCTGACCCCAGAATTGTCACAGTTTGCTTGGAAGGGCTTGAGAACATTCTAAAGGTTGGGGAAGCTGAAAAAAATTTAGGTAATACTGGAGAAGCGAACCTGTATGCCCAAATGATTGATGATGCAGAGGGATTAGAAAAGATTGAGAACcttcaaagtcatgataacaatgACATATATGAGAAAGCAGTAAAGATTCTTGAGACATATTGGCTAGAGGGGGAGGAGGAGGATGAAGAACTGCATCAGGGTGATGCTCCCCCAACTGGATATAACTTTGGAGGAAGTGAATTTACTGTTCCTTCTGGTGGATTTAAATTCAGTTAA